From Candidatus Zixiibacteriota bacterium, the proteins below share one genomic window:
- a CDS encoding histone deacetylase — MKRVAYISHPDCLLHDCDGHPENADRLRAVESALVDTGVMDQMVRLEGRPATIEEISLCHDRDYAHAMVNLKPVGLRLIDPDTYVNPHSARAALLAFGSGLLALQRVAHRDIDRAFCAVRPPGHHAEHNRAMGFCLLNNVAGAAVFALEKLNFSRIAIFDFDVHHGNGTQSTFYEDDRVHVTSLHQWPFYPGSGGAHETGKGKGSGLNLNFPLDAGTEGHSALKLVEPVWREAMTAFRPELILVSAGFDAHKDDPLAALRFDDLDFYHFTKMICSVANQYCGGKVISFLEGGYDRDALGRSVVQHVKGLLDE, encoded by the coding sequence ATGAAGCGCGTCGCTTATATCTCCCATCCCGATTGTCTCCTCCATGACTGCGACGGCCACCCGGAAAACGCGGACCGCTTGCGTGCCGTGGAAAGTGCCCTCGTCGATACCGGTGTCATGGACCAGATGGTCAGGTTGGAAGGGCGCCCGGCGACGATCGAGGAGATCAGCCTCTGTCACGACCGCGATTATGCTCACGCCATGGTGAATCTCAAGCCGGTGGGCTTGCGCCTGATCGACCCCGATACTTACGTCAATCCGCACTCGGCGCGCGCCGCCTTGCTCGCTTTCGGCTCTGGCCTGTTGGCGCTGCAGAGGGTCGCCCATCGGGACATCGACCGCGCGTTCTGTGCCGTTCGACCGCCCGGACATCACGCCGAGCACAATCGCGCGATGGGTTTCTGCCTGCTCAATAACGTTGCCGGGGCTGCGGTCTTCGCACTGGAGAAACTGAATTTTTCCCGCATCGCCATTTTCGACTTCGACGTCCATCACGGCAACGGGACGCAGTCGACCTTCTATGAGGATGATCGGGTTCATGTCACCAGCCTGCACCAATGGCCCTTCTATCCCGGTTCTGGCGGCGCGCATGAAACCGGGAAGGGCAAGGGGAGCGGTCTGAATTTGAATTTTCCGCTCGATGCCGGCACCGAAGGCCACAGCGCGCTGAAGCTGGTCGAACCGGTGTGGCGCGAAGCGATGACCGCGTTTCGACCGGAGTTGATCCTGGTTTCCGCCGGCTTTGACGCGCACAAAGACGACCCGTTGGCGGCGTTGCGCTTTGATGATCTCGATTTCTACCATTTCACGAAGATGATCTGCTCGGTTGCGAATCAGTATTGCGGCGGCAAGGTTATCTCGTTTCTTGAAGGCGGCTATGATCGTGATGCCTTGGGCCGCTCCGTCGTTCAACATGTGAAAGGACTGCTCGATGAGTAA
- a CDS encoding MATE family efflux transporter — protein MADRFHNITEGSIPRQVVRLAWPAVLAMLLRTALTITDAFWVGHVGKAEMAAVISSMFVLWTFFSIFDIVWIGSVAVIARFYGARNFDLVGHSARQAIVLGSAAAVVMMIVGYITVRWLFHVMETAANVTDMGTMYLRIVFAVTIPLVLGELFSAMFRASGDTRTPLMISASATVFNIVLDPMLIFGVGPFPKLGVAGAALATAIAYLLAFTLYLIAIKRGRLTFKFSWPKYTGPDLRMMWQMIKIGSPLATAGVVFSVAYLFMNKIVSSFGTEANAALGIGNRCESISYLVCFGFSIAVSTLVGQNLGAGKPDRAAKSVWYALLYTGVFTAVISIAFLTIPRLIASGFVPEPEVIDIAASYLMILALSQSFMAIEIVMEGAFSGAGYTWPAMLVSVVGSVARVPLAYYFSFGLDAGVSGVFWSITLTTIVKGIVLLIWFSRGTWKHKEIHGGAAEASLA, from the coding sequence ATGGCTGACCGATTTCACAACATCACTGAAGGCTCGATTCCGCGCCAAGTTGTGCGCCTGGCTTGGCCGGCGGTGTTGGCGATGCTGCTGCGCACGGCGCTGACGATCACCGACGCATTCTGGGTCGGGCACGTCGGCAAGGCGGAGATGGCTGCCGTCATCTCTTCGATGTTCGTCCTCTGGACCTTCTTCAGCATCTTCGATATTGTCTGGATCGGTTCGGTCGCAGTGATTGCGCGCTTCTATGGCGCCCGCAATTTCGATCTGGTCGGGCATTCCGCGCGCCAGGCAATCGTGCTCGGCAGTGCCGCGGCCGTGGTTATGATGATCGTCGGCTACATCACCGTGCGCTGGCTGTTCCACGTCATGGAGACCGCGGCCAACGTCACTGACATGGGCACGATGTACCTGCGGATCGTCTTTGCCGTCACCATCCCGCTCGTGCTGGGGGAATTATTCTCGGCGATGTTCCGGGCGTCCGGTGACACCCGCACGCCATTGATGATCAGTGCGTCGGCGACAGTGTTCAATATCGTGCTTGACCCGATGTTGATTTTCGGCGTGGGGCCGTTTCCGAAGCTGGGCGTGGCCGGCGCGGCGTTGGCAACGGCGATTGCCTACTTGCTCGCCTTTACGCTGTATTTGATCGCGATCAAGCGCGGCCGGCTGACGTTCAAGTTCAGCTGGCCGAAGTACACCGGACCCGATTTGCGCATGATGTGGCAAATGATCAAGATCGGTTCACCGCTCGCTACTGCCGGCGTGGTGTTTTCGGTCGCCTACCTATTCATGAACAAGATCGTGTCGAGCTTCGGTACCGAGGCCAACGCGGCGCTCGGCATCGGCAACCGCTGCGAATCGATTTCGTATCTGGTCTGCTTCGGCTTCTCGATCGCGGTCTCAACGTTGGTGGGGCAGAATCTCGGCGCCGGGAAGCCGGATCGCGCGGCCAAATCGGTCTGGTACGCGTTGCTGTATACCGGTGTCTTCACGGCCGTCATTTCGATCGCCTTCTTGACGATCCCGCGCTTGATCGCTTCGGGATTTGTACCGGAACCGGAAGTGATCGACATCGCGGCCAGCTACCTGATGATCCTCGCGCTGTCGCAGAGTTTCATGGCGATCGAGATTGTCATGGAGGGCGCCTTCAGCGGCGCCGGCTACACCTGGCCGGCGATGCTGGTGTCGGTGGTTGGCTCGGTTGCCCGCGTACCGTTGGCGTATTACTTCAGCTTCGGACTGGACGCGGGTGTCAGCGGTGTCTTCTGGTCGATTACGCTGACCACCATCGTCAAAGGCATTGTCCTGCTGATCTGGTTCAGCCGCGGCACGTGGAAGCACAAGGAAATTCATGGCGGCGCGGCCGAGGCCTCGCTTGCTTAA
- a CDS encoding fumarylacetoacetate hydrolase family protein, with protein sequence MSKKYCRFHFHGAATWGLVENDTVRIITGDLFAEHKLTDERIPRAKAKLLPPVTPTKIVCVGLNYADHVKESQSANAVPEEPVTFMKPLTALIGPEETILMPAASKRVDYEGEIGIVIARTCHKLDPDEVRGNIFGVTCVNDVTARDLQKRDVQWTRGKGFNTFCPVGPYLVTDLDYTELNVTSRLNGETRQSSNSRHMIFPIPRLVSFMCHVMTLNPGDLIVTGTPEGVGPMKDGDIVEVEVEGVGILRNHVRAE encoded by the coding sequence ATGAGTAAGAAGTACTGCCGTTTTCACTTCCATGGCGCCGCAACCTGGGGTCTGGTCGAGAACGACACTGTCCGGATCATCACCGGCGATCTCTTTGCTGAACACAAGCTGACCGACGAACGCATCCCGCGGGCTAAAGCCAAGCTCTTGCCGCCGGTTACGCCGACCAAAATCGTGTGTGTCGGGTTGAACTACGCCGATCATGTGAAGGAAAGCCAGTCGGCGAATGCGGTGCCGGAAGAACCGGTCACGTTTATGAAGCCGTTGACGGCATTGATCGGTCCGGAGGAGACGATCCTGATGCCGGCGGCGAGCAAACGCGTTGACTACGAAGGCGAAATCGGCATCGTCATTGCGCGCACCTGCCACAAACTCGATCCCGACGAAGTCCGCGGCAATATCTTCGGCGTTACCTGTGTCAATGATGTGACTGCCCGCGACCTGCAGAAGAGGGACGTGCAGTGGACGCGCGGCAAAGGCTTCAACACCTTCTGCCCGGTCGGGCCGTATTTGGTCACCGATCTCGACTATACCGAGTTGAATGTCACGTCGCGCCTGAACGGTGAAACGAGACAATCCTCCAACAGCCGGCACATGATCTTCCCGATCCCGCGCTTGGTCTCGTTTATGTGCCATGTCATGACGCTCAACCCCGGCGACCTGATCGTTACCGGCACGCCGGAGGGGGTCGGCCCGATGAAGGATGGTGACATTGTCGAGGTCGAGGTGGAAGGCGTCGGGATTCTGCGCAATCACGTTCGCGCCGAGTGA